The DNA sequence TCGTTTCGACCGGTTCAGAATAGTACCTATATTATGGACTATATTCGTTGTCTGTAGTTGCTCAAAATACTGTTGGATCGTAAGGGTGGTATGGATAAGGGCTGTCCAAAAGGGTAATTAGGTAGTATCGTATCATTGCAAAGGAGGAGCGATTGAAGCATCGTAATCCCCTTGATCTCCCTTTAGAAAACTTATCTTTACCCACAAGTCAAAGAGTTAAATTTGAGTAGTGCGATAAGACTAAACAGGGTGGCACGGACAAACTTGTTTGTCCGTGTTGTTCAAATACACCCGTGGATATGGAATATATCACACTGTTCTTCCTTCTCGTTCCAACACTCTGCATTGAAACGAGAATATCTGCCCACTATCGCTTACTTCTTATGGAATATAGGGTGTACGAAAGAGAAAGATGTGGGTAAGGATAAGAGGGGGAGGCATGTGAGTGATTTAGAAAAGGGTTAGAAAAGAGGGAGACGTGTGAATGATTGAGAAAAAGGGAAGATGGGTGAGCGGTTTAAAAAAAGAAAGCTTGAAAAACCTTATCAAAGGGAAAATACAGGGGTTATTAACCTCCTTTCCGAAACGAGAGAAATAACCTCATTATTTCCCACTTTCTCAATACTCATACATTTCCCTCTTTTTAAATCACTTGCACATTTTCCCCTTTTCTCAAACATTCACACATTTTTCCCCCTTTTCTAAAGGGGGATCAAGGGGGATTACTTCTTCTTTGCTTTGCTCTGGGATTCGGCTTGCTCGCAATGACTGTGAAAAGATAGCCTTTTTGGACAACTTCCGAGTCAGGTTTACACCTTATTTTGAGTAATTACCTTTGCCCTTTCTTGCAAGCTTGTATTCTCGGATAACCTGTGGAGAGTTGATATCTCCAATTACATATTCAGACGGTGAAGCAAGGCTAAAGCCTTGCCCTACGTGTGCTTTCTTCTGACATGTTTAAGGTGTGATATTTGGTTTAAAGCGTATGGAGTATCTTTTCCTTCAGACTAAGGCCTTGCCTTCTCAGTTGCCATCGATGCATCTCCTATAGCATAAAGCTTTCCATCATTAGAGCCGATATAAAGGGTCCCATCTGCGTCAATCGCAGGTGATGCCTCTATTGCATCTCCGGTTTCAAATGTCCATTGTAAACTTCCATCAGAACCAAAGGCGTATACTTTTTTATCTCTGGAACCGACGTAAATAGTGTTATCTGCAGTGATAGCGGGAGAAGAGTGAATAGAAGCTCCTGTCTCAAAAGACCATTTCAGTTTTCCGCCGGGTGTAAACGCATAGATGCTATTATCGCCGGAACCGAAGTATACACAACCTTCGCTATCAATGGCAGCGGAAGAATCAATATCATACTGAGTATCAAAAGTCCATTCTGCATGCCCATCTGGCCGAAGGACATAGAACCTTGCATCTTCAGAACCAATGTATATATTTCCGTTCGGCGCTATTAAAGGGGATGCATCTAAAAGGTACCTGGTACCAAAACTCCACAGAGCCTTACCCTCTGGTTTCATGGCAAACAAATAATAATCTCCGGAACCAAAATAGATCATACCATCTGGGGCAACAGCAGGAGATGATGCTATATGATCAGCGGTCTTTTGCGTCCATTTTAAATGTCCTTCCTGAGTAATGGCATGGAGTCTCTTATCCCAGGATCCAACATAAACCGTACCATCGGGCGCAATAGCTGGAGATGAAATGATACCGCCTTCGGATTTGTATTTCCATAGTAAACTACCATCAGGATTGAGTGCGTAGAGATAACCATCCCAAGATCCAAAGAGAATGGTTCCATCCTTTCGAATAGCAGGTGATGATTCAACCTCTCCTTGTGTCTCGAATGCCCATTTCTGTTTGCCCTCCCGGGTGATAGCATAGAGTTTTTTATCTTTTGATCCAAAATAGATGGTACCGTCTTCTCCAAGAGCAGGAGAGGAAGTAACAGCTCCTTGTGTTTGGAATACCCACTTGAGCACAGGCTTTCGAATACTTGCATAAGGGCTTCTTCCGGTATGTTGTAAATCATGCCTGAACATAGGCCATGGTGTATCAGCGATTTGTGCATAAAGTGTTTTTGGTAGGGGGGCGGAACATAAGAAGAGAAGAAACAGAGATAGGGTAAAGAATCTGGAATATTTTTTTATCATAGAGAATTCCTTTTTAAAGTATTCCTTTTGTTGAAGGGATATCTTTTCTACGTGTATCCGTGCTCATAGCATCTTTCAATGCTGTGGCTAACCCCTTGAAAATTGCCTCAGCTATATGATGCGCATTCGTGCCATAAGAAACATTCACATGGATGTTAATACCTGCGTTTGT is a window from the Candidatus Jettenia sp. genome containing:
- a CDS encoding PQQ-binding-like beta-propeller repeat protein, with the translated sequence MIKKYSRFFTLSLFLLFLCSAPLPKTLYAQIADTPWPMFRHDLQHTGRSPYASIRKPVLKWVFQTQGAVTSSPALGEDGTIYFGSKDKKLYAITREGKQKWAFETQGEVESSPAIRKDGTILFGSWDGYLYALNPDGSLLWKYKSEGGIISSPAIAPDGTVYVGSWDKRLHAITQEGHLKWTQKTADHIASSPAVAPDGMIYFGSGDYYLFAMKPEGKALWSFGTRYLLDASPLIAPNGNIYIGSEDARFYVLRPDGHAEWTFDTQYDIDSSAAIDSEGCVYFGSGDNSIYAFTPGGKLKWSFETGASIHSSPAITADNTIYVGSRDKKVYAFGSDGSLQWTFETGDAIEASPAIDADGTLYIGSNDGKLYAIGDASMATEKARP